The window TGACATCGCCCTATCAGTCGGAACGCTTCAACGCCTGGGGCTATCCGACCTACAGCGACGGCAACCTGCTGACCGGCGGGGTCAAGCCCTATGTCATGTCGTCGGAGCTGGAGCGCGACGGCTATATGGGCGTGCTGGAATGGCGTCCGAACGATCGGTTCCACACCACGCTGGACGCCTTCTACTCCGAGTTCAAGAACACCCAGGTCCTGCGCGGCATCGAGTTCCCGCTGGCCTGGGGCGGATCGTCGGGCGACTGCGCCTCGGTCGGCAATGTGGCCACGCCGAACGTCTGCCGTCCCGGTCCGTCGCTGCGCCCCGGCTACACCGTCGAGGACGGCATGATCGTCGCCGGGACGTGGGACAACATCAAGGGCGTGGTCCGCAACGACCTGAACAAGCGCGACAGCAACATCACGGCGATCGGCTGGAACACCGAGTTCTTCGCCAATGACGACTGGTCGTTCAACCTGGACCTCAACTACTCCAAGGTCGAGCGAAACGACATCATCCTGGAGACCAACGCCGGCACCGGCCGCAATATCAACGGGGCTCTGGATACCCTGGGCTTCGAGCTGACCGGCGATGGTGTGACCCGCTTCACCAGCCAGCTGAACTACGCCGATCCGGCCTTGATCAGGATCACCAGCCCGCAGGGCTGGGGCGGCGACGTGATTCCGGGCGGTCAGGCCGGCTATATGAACACCCCCTCCATCGAGGACGAGATCAAGGCGGTCCGCTTTGTGACCACCCGCCAACTGCATCAGAGCCCGTTCAGCTCGATCGACTTCGGCGTCAACTATTCGGAACGCAGCAAGTCCTTCGTCAACGACCAGTACTATCTGGCCGTGCCGGGCGGCGGCGATCTGTCCATCCCGACGCAGTTCCTGCTGTCGCCGACGGATCTGGGCTATCTCGGCATCTCGCAGGTCATCAGCTATGACGCCCTGGCCTTGGTCAACAGCGGCGCCCTGAATCGCATCCGCAACCCCAACGCCGACGTCGCGGCCGGCAACTGGGAAGTGACGGAGAAGGTCACCACCAGCTTCATCCGCGCCAATATCGATCACAACCTGTGGGGCATGCCGCTGACCGGCAACGTCGGCGTTCAAGCTGTCCATACCGATCAGTCGTCGAGCGGCTTCTCGGCCAGCCAGCTGGCGCCGGGCGTGTCGCAGACACTCGCCGTGCAAGGCGGCGCGGAATACCTGGAGATCCTGCCCAGCGCCAACTTCATCGTGGAGGCCGGCGACGACCTGTTCGTTCGCTTCGCGGCGGCCCGCACCCTGGCCCGTCCGCGCATGGACGACATGCGGGCCTCGCGGAACTACAGCTACAATCCGGCCCTGGCCCAGTCGGGCGACATCAATCGCTCGCCCTGGTCGGGCGGCGGCGGCAACCCGGAGCTGCGTCCCTTTATCGCTGATGTGGCCGACATCTCGATCGAGAAGTATTTCGCCAACCGTCGGGGCTATGTCTCGCTGGCGGCCTACTACAAGAACCTCGAGAGCTATGTTTACAACCACAACCAGATTTTCGACTTCACCGGCTATCCGATCGGCGTCGGCAACCCTGAACCGGCTCTGCGTCAGGGTCTGATCGGGGCGCCGGACAACGGCGACGGCGGCTGGATCAAGGGGGCGGAGTTCACGGTTTCGGCGCCGTTCGAAATCTTCCACCCGATGCTGGAAGGCTTCGGCGGCCAGTTCAGCGCCTCCTGGACCGACAGCGAGATCCAGCCTG of the Brevundimonas pondensis genome contains:
- a CDS encoding TonB-dependent receptor, with the protein product MAYGFTRRARLMTGGALGVVMTLALAGGVQAQTASQDEQATQVDEIVVTGIRRSIEASISAKANNTSIVEVISAEDIGKLPDVSIAESLARLPGVTMQRLDGRSQLISIRGLGPDFTTALLNGREMVTTGDNRGVEFDQFPSEMMSSVVVYKTPDAALTGQGLAGTVDMKTIRPLDYGRRAIVANARYEWNDIGALNSGTTDHGQRYTLSYVDQFADDTIGIALGYAHMTSPYQSERFNAWGYPTYSDGNLLTGGVKPYVMSSELERDGYMGVLEWRPNDRFHTTLDAFYSEFKNTQVLRGIEFPLAWGGSSGDCASVGNVATPNVCRPGPSLRPGYTVEDGMIVAGTWDNIKGVVRNDLNKRDSNITAIGWNTEFFANDDWSFNLDLNYSKVERNDIILETNAGTGRNINGALDTLGFELTGDGVTRFTSQLNYADPALIRITSPQGWGGDVIPGGQAGYMNTPSIEDEIKAVRFVTTRQLHQSPFSSIDFGVNYSERSKSFVNDQYYLAVPGGGDLSIPTQFLLSPTDLGYLGISQVISYDALALVNSGALNRIRNPNADVAAGNWEVTEKVTTSFIRANIDHNLWGMPLTGNVGVQAVHTDQSSSGFSASQLAPGVSQTLAVQGGAEYLEILPSANFIVEAGDDLFVRFAAARTLARPRMDDMRASRNYSYNPALAQSGDINRSPWSGGGGNPELRPFIADVADISIEKYFANRRGYVSLAAYYKNLESYVYNHNQIFDFTGYPIGVGNPEPALRQGLIGAPDNGDGGWIKGAEFTVSAPFEIFHPMLEGFGGQFSASWTDSEIQPDPTQAPTALPGLSETVVNTTVYYEKAGFQARVSHRYRSDFLGEVAGFGNGRTLRSVAAESIIDAQIGYEFQSGPAEGLSILAQVNNLTDEPFKTFENGDERRTIDFQKYGRTFLVGVNYRF